In Nocardia yunnanensis, one DNA window encodes the following:
- a CDS encoding bifunctional lysylphosphatidylglycerol flippase/synthetase MprF — protein MSPTSSLARPLARSYRSSRNSTPAGKPSLRAAGPDARMRALLSRFGTNSMSWMTTWPGNRYWFEPEADGFVAFRVIGRVAVTTGEPVGPDPVRTLTGFLGNCREQGWTPCLYAVGANTRALLASAGWTCLQIAEDATIPLGSLAFTGKTYQDARTALNRARAAGVSARWIDYRGAAAETTAQIEEVCARWLAEKGLPELGFTLGNLASLDDPRVRVLVAVDAAGRVHAVTSWLPVHRGGTVIGWTLDLQRRLPDGFGCAMDFLIASALLTLQDEGAEFVSLSGVPLAYRSRIETRHTWLQGVLRATARVLEPLYGFASLAAYKAKFRPAYSPLYICFPRRRHAPRVGAAVAGAYLPGRRAELMLATARAFANRTS, from the coding sequence GTGTCGCCCACGTCTTCCCTCGCTCGGCCCCTTGCCCGCTCCTACCGTTCCAGCCGGAACTCGACGCCTGCCGGCAAGCCGTCGCTGCGCGCCGCGGGCCCCGACGCCCGCATGCGGGCGCTGCTGAGCAGATTCGGGACCAACAGCATGTCGTGGATGACGACCTGGCCCGGCAACAGATATTGGTTCGAGCCCGAAGCAGATGGTTTCGTCGCCTTCCGGGTGATCGGCCGGGTGGCGGTGACGACCGGTGAACCTGTCGGTCCCGACCCGGTGCGCACCCTGACCGGATTCCTCGGGAACTGCCGTGAGCAGGGGTGGACGCCCTGCCTCTACGCTGTCGGCGCGAACACTCGGGCACTGCTGGCGTCCGCCGGTTGGACTTGCCTGCAGATCGCCGAGGACGCGACCATCCCGCTGGGGTCGCTCGCCTTCACCGGCAAGACGTATCAGGACGCGCGCACGGCGCTCAACCGAGCGCGGGCGGCCGGCGTCTCCGCCCGGTGGATCGACTATCGCGGCGCTGCAGCGGAGACCACCGCTCAGATCGAAGAAGTATGTGCGCGTTGGCTCGCCGAGAAAGGTCTGCCCGAACTCGGCTTCACCCTCGGCAATCTCGCCTCGCTCGACGATCCCCGGGTGCGGGTACTCGTCGCCGTCGATGCGGCCGGCCGGGTACACGCGGTGACCTCGTGGCTGCCGGTGCATCGCGGCGGGACGGTGATCGGCTGGACCTTGGATCTGCAACGGCGGCTGCCCGACGGATTCGGTTGCGCCATGGACTTTCTCATCGCGTCCGCCCTGCTCACGCTGCAGGACGAGGGCGCTGAATTCGTCAGCCTCTCCGGCGTACCACTGGCATATCGCTCCCGGATCGAAACCCGCCACACGTGGCTTCAGGGTGTCCTCCGGGCCACCGCACGCGTGTTGGAACCGCTGTACGGATTCGCGAGCCTGGCCGCCTACAAGGCCAAGTTCCGGCCCGCCTACTCGCCGTTGTACATCTGCTTCCCGAGACGACGCCACGCCCCGCGGGTGGGTGCCGCTGTCGCCGGCGCGTACTTGCCTGGTCGGCGCGCGGAGTTGATGCTCGCCACTGCCCGGGCATTCGCGAACCGGACCTCATGA
- a CDS encoding alpha/beta hydrolase, whose amino-acid sequence MTWPFASLSLIDGPLPWVALGAGAAGAVWLVGGRRRWFRRIAMPTALAAATALTAGAAMVIEEWWKPFPDPLPPRIHFWAGIVIAALILLIPRAMAADRKGQLVTGCAVLAVLLAAVTQMNLVYAPYPTLGAVFGYVGSPRVTLAELPAPTRGTVEGEPLEEAWRPEGELPHQGAVAVATVAGTTSGFAGRDARIFLPPAYFADPQPVLPVLVLLHGQPGAPEDWLVSGRLADTMDSFAAAHHGLAPVIVMPDATGGALANPLCMDSALGNAAGYLTRDLPAWITAHLRVNPDHRAWAIAGASYGGTCALQLATTAPEVYPTFLDFSGQAEPTLGDRARTVAKAFHGNDSAFRSVNPADQLGTRRYSDSAGVFVVGASDDRYRPDQEALCAKAVGSIASVDCHLVSGGHDWRVWSTALARQMPWLTHRLGLTSG is encoded by the coding sequence ATGACCTGGCCGTTCGCCTCGCTGTCGCTGATCGACGGGCCGCTGCCATGGGTTGCGCTCGGCGCAGGTGCGGCCGGTGCGGTGTGGCTCGTGGGCGGTCGCCGACGCTGGTTTCGGCGCATCGCGATGCCGACCGCACTGGCAGCGGCAACGGCGCTCACCGCGGGTGCCGCCATGGTGATCGAGGAGTGGTGGAAACCGTTTCCGGACCCGCTGCCACCACGGATTCACTTCTGGGCGGGCATAGTGATCGCCGCTCTGATCCTTCTGATCCCCCGTGCGATGGCAGCAGATCGCAAGGGCCAGTTGGTAACCGGGTGCGCGGTGCTCGCGGTGCTGCTGGCGGCGGTCACGCAGATGAATCTGGTTTACGCCCCGTACCCAACGCTGGGTGCCGTGTTCGGATACGTGGGCTCACCGCGGGTGACGCTGGCGGAATTGCCGGCGCCGACACGGGGAACGGTCGAAGGCGAGCCGTTGGAAGAGGCGTGGCGGCCGGAAGGAGAACTGCCTCACCAAGGTGCGGTCGCGGTCGCCACTGTCGCGGGAACTACCTCCGGATTCGCCGGGCGCGATGCGCGAATCTTCCTCCCGCCCGCGTACTTCGCCGATCCGCAACCGGTTTTGCCGGTCCTCGTGCTCCTGCACGGCCAGCCAGGCGCGCCCGAGGACTGGCTCGTGTCCGGGCGCTTGGCCGACACGATGGACAGTTTCGCGGCCGCCCACCACGGCTTGGCTCCGGTGATCGTCATGCCCGACGCCACCGGTGGCGCTCTCGCGAACCCGCTGTGCATGGATTCCGCGCTGGGCAATGCCGCCGGATACTTGACCCGAGACCTGCCCGCCTGGATCACGGCTCATCTGCGGGTGAATCCCGACCATCGAGCCTGGGCGATCGCGGGTGCGTCCTACGGCGGCACCTGCGCACTGCAACTGGCGACCACCGCACCCGAGGTGTACCCGACGTTCCTGGATTTCTCCGGCCAAGCGGAGCCGACCCTCGGCGACCGCGCGCGAACCGTGGCGAAGGCCTTCCACGGCAACGACTCCGCGTTCCGTTCGGTCAACCCCGCCGATCAACTCGGCACCCGCCGTTACTCCGACAGCGCGGGTGTCTTCGTGGTCGGCGCCTCCGACGATCGATACCGACCGGATCAGGAAGCATTGTGCGCCAAAGCAGTTGGCTCGATCGCGTCGGTCGACTGCCACCTGGTGTCCGGAGGCCACGACTGGCGAGTCTGGTCCACGGCTCTCGCACGGCAGATGCCCTGGCTCACCCACCGACTCGGTCTCACGTCGGGATGA
- a CDS encoding Acg family FMN-binding oxidoreductase, which yields MDDRPGLARAFEAAVQMAVRAPSVHNSQPWRWRLEGKNIHLDADPTRHLPVTDPTTRALLMSCGAALHHMRVALAALGWQTRVDRLPDPEDPNRLATLEARPGQAAQSDIDLAAAIPHRQSDRRRYDSRGVSGAHLRQVSAVAPKIGAAARQVPGLLRGALAQAASACAQRHARDPRYQRELHVWSGRHRSADGVPAANTPPTRVDDEIVLRTFDNPELADTQTDSDGAEWLVICTPADDRLACLKAGEATSAVLLTATGLGLASCVQTEPLSMPDLAAALRTEVLHDCAFPQAMVRIGWTPATAAPLPITPRRPTADIIDDPQCTGSRSIPHR from the coding sequence ATGGACGACCGGCCCGGTTTGGCGCGCGCGTTCGAAGCCGCCGTGCAGATGGCGGTACGGGCGCCATCGGTGCACAACAGTCAACCGTGGCGGTGGCGGTTGGAGGGGAAGAACATTCACCTGGATGCCGACCCCACACGCCATTTGCCCGTGACCGATCCGACCACCCGCGCGCTGCTGATGAGCTGCGGTGCGGCGCTGCACCACATGCGCGTGGCACTGGCCGCGCTGGGCTGGCAGACCCGGGTCGACCGGCTGCCCGACCCGGAAGATCCGAACCGACTCGCGACACTCGAAGCCCGCCCCGGGCAGGCCGCACAGTCCGATATCGATCTCGCCGCGGCGATCCCGCACCGGCAGTCGGACCGACGCCGTTACGATTCGCGCGGCGTTTCGGGCGCGCATCTGCGGCAGGTGTCGGCGGTCGCGCCCAAGATCGGCGCGGCAGCCCGTCAGGTCCCCGGCCTCCTGCGCGGGGCGCTGGCCCAGGCCGCGTCGGCGTGCGCTCAACGCCACGCTCGCGACCCGCGGTACCAACGCGAACTGCACGTATGGAGCGGACGGCACCGCAGCGCCGACGGCGTCCCCGCCGCCAATACCCCACCCACGCGGGTGGATGACGAGATCGTGCTGCGAACCTTCGACAACCCCGAATTGGCCGACACGCAAACCGATTCCGACGGTGCGGAATGGCTGGTGATCTGCACCCCGGCCGATGACCGGCTCGCGTGTTTGAAGGCCGGCGAGGCCACGAGCGCCGTCCTGCTCACCGCCACCGGTCTCGGCCTCGCGAGCTGCGTACAGACCGAGCCGCTGAGCATGCCGGATCTGGCTGCGGCCCTGCGCACCGAGGTTCTGCACGATTGCGCGTTCCCGCAAGCCATGGTGCGGATCGGCTGGACGCCCGCCACCGCCGCGCCGCTGCCTATCACTCCACGCCGGCCCACCGCCGACATCATCGACGATCCGCAGTGCACCGGATCACGCTCGATTCCGCACCGATGA